The Micromonospora sediminicola genome contains a region encoding:
- a CDS encoding ABC transporter ATP-binding protein encodes MLRIDRLCAGYAGGTVLHEVSLDVRPGAVQAVVGRNGAGKSTLVHCVAGLVRPQAGRIEIGGVPVAGRQPHRIARAGVGLVPQGRRVFSRLTVAEHLVLAAAPWRAATPGGEGWTVARVLDLLPRLGARLRHRGDQLSGGEQQMLAIARALLGQPRVLLLDEPCEGLAPDLAARVRELVGSLARSGLTVLLVEQQVRHAVAVADRIAVLEYGRVVYDRPADEARADPGAVAALLSVATVAEPPAPRPRSGSLAAPGPRTDNPGQE; translated from the coding sequence ATGCTGCGCATCGACCGGCTCTGCGCCGGCTACGCGGGCGGCACCGTGCTGCACGAGGTGAGCCTCGACGTGCGACCCGGCGCGGTGCAGGCGGTGGTGGGCCGCAACGGCGCGGGCAAGAGCACGCTCGTGCACTGCGTGGCCGGGCTGGTCCGGCCGCAGGCCGGGCGGATCGAGATCGGTGGGGTGCCGGTGGCCGGCCGGCAGCCGCACCGGATCGCCCGCGCCGGCGTGGGGCTGGTGCCGCAGGGCCGACGGGTGTTCTCCCGGCTGACCGTGGCCGAGCACCTGGTCCTGGCGGCGGCGCCGTGGCGTGCGGCCACCCCCGGCGGCGAGGGTTGGACCGTGGCCCGGGTGCTGGACCTGCTGCCCCGCCTCGGCGCCCGGCTGCGTCACCGCGGCGACCAGCTCTCCGGTGGCGAGCAGCAGATGCTGGCGATCGCCCGGGCGCTGCTCGGCCAACCCCGCGTGCTGCTGCTCGACGAGCCGTGCGAGGGGCTCGCGCCGGACCTGGCGGCGCGGGTGCGGGAGCTGGTCGGGTCGCTGGCCCGGTCCGGGTTGACCGTGCTCCTGGTCGAGCAGCAGGTGCGGCACGCGGTCGCGGTCGCGGACCGGATCGCCGTGCTGGAGTACGGCCGGGTGGTCTACGACCGACCGGCCGACGAGGCCCGGGCCGACCCGGGCGCGGTGGCCGCGCTGCTCAGCGTCGCCACGGTCGCGGAGCCGCCGGCTCCCCGGCCCCGGTCCGGCTCCCTGGCGGCGCCGGGACCGCGAACCGACAACCCGGGACAGGAATGA
- a CDS encoding ABC transporter ATP-binding protein, producing MTPLLTAEAVTVRYGSLAALDGVDLRVALGQRHALIGPNGAGKTTLLDVLAGATRPADGRVRLAGRDVTRLGLAARARRGVGRIHQRPAVWGSLTARENVLVAALPRAVRAGRWHPAARRRAAGRTADALLARVGLGDLAAVPAGQLAHGQRRQVEIAVALAGRPRLLLLDEPAAGLSAVEVGWLAEFLRGLPRAVAVLLVEHRLDLVYALCDTVTVLRDGRTLATGSPAEIRASGPVREAYAEGVT from the coding sequence GTGACCCCGCTGCTCACCGCCGAGGCGGTCACCGTGCGCTACGGGTCGCTGGCCGCGCTGGACGGGGTCGACCTGCGCGTCGCGCTCGGCCAACGGCACGCGCTGATCGGGCCGAACGGCGCGGGCAAGACCACGCTGCTCGACGTGCTCGCCGGCGCCACCCGGCCGGCGGACGGCCGGGTGCGCCTGGCCGGGCGGGACGTCACCCGACTCGGGCTGGCGGCCCGGGCCCGGCGCGGCGTGGGCCGCATCCACCAGCGTCCCGCCGTCTGGGGTTCGCTGACCGCGCGGGAGAACGTGCTGGTCGCCGCGTTGCCCCGGGCCGTCCGCGCGGGGCGGTGGCATCCGGCGGCGCGGCGACGGGCGGCCGGGCGTACCGCGGACGCGCTGCTGGCGCGGGTGGGCCTCGGTGATCTCGCCGCCGTCCCGGCGGGGCAGCTCGCCCACGGGCAGCGCCGGCAGGTGGAGATCGCGGTGGCGCTGGCCGGGCGGCCCCGGCTGCTGCTGCTCGACGAGCCGGCCGCCGGACTGTCCGCGGTGGAGGTCGGCTGGCTGGCGGAGTTCCTGCGCGGGCTGCCCCGCGCGGTCGCGGTGCTGCTCGTCGAGCACCGGTTGGACCTGGTCTACGCGCTCTGCGACACGGTGACCGTGCTGCGCGACGGGCGGACGCTCGCCACCGGTTCGCCCGCCGAGATCCGCGCGTCCGGCCCGGTCCGGGAGGCGTACGCGGAGGGGGTGACGTGA
- a CDS encoding branched-chain amino acid ABC transporter permease, with product MRDRAVRALRGLVGAAVLAGLVVAPWAVDDYTVALLARTLALGLVAVGVALLTGVAGLPTLGQTAPYAAGAYTGVVVGGQLSDVGPVQLVVAAAAGAALAVATLPLVVPARGVVLLMITLAVGELAVVLAGRWTAVTGGTDGLAGIAPTRPLWGLPPLATDRARYLYTLVVVAVLAGLVLLVLRTRVGLLLRAGRDDEARLRASGHRVSAHVAGVHVAAGAIAGAAGSLLVTAQQYVSPADFGFDTSALLLLGVVVGGTASVGGALVGAVLVVAARDWLFGALPGQAPLVLGLAFVAAAYLLPTARRPRRRPAAPAPGEPPAAGTPRPTVTTGVGA from the coding sequence ATGAGGGACCGGGCCGTACGGGCGCTGCGCGGGCTCGTCGGGGCGGCCGTCCTGGCCGGGCTGGTGGTCGCGCCGTGGGCGGTCGACGACTACACCGTCGCGCTGCTCGCCCGCACGCTGGCGCTCGGCCTGGTCGCGGTCGGCGTGGCGCTGCTGACCGGGGTCGCCGGGCTGCCCACGCTCGGGCAGACCGCGCCGTACGCGGCCGGCGCGTACACCGGCGTCGTGGTCGGCGGTCAGCTCTCCGACGTGGGGCCGGTGCAGCTCGTCGTGGCGGCGGCGGCCGGGGCCGCGCTGGCGGTGGCGACGCTGCCGCTGGTGGTCCCCGCCCGGGGCGTGGTGCTCCTGATGATCACGTTGGCGGTCGGCGAGCTGGCGGTGGTGCTCGCCGGTCGGTGGACCGCGGTGACCGGCGGCACCGACGGGCTCGCCGGCATCGCCCCGACCCGCCCGCTGTGGGGGCTGCCGCCGCTGGCCACCGACCGGGCCCGCTACCTCTACACGTTGGTGGTGGTGGCGGTGCTCGCCGGGCTGGTGCTGCTGGTGCTGCGGACCCGGGTGGGGCTGCTGCTGCGGGCCGGCCGGGACGACGAGGCGCGGCTGCGGGCCAGCGGGCACCGGGTGTCGGCGCACGTCGCGGGCGTGCACGTGGCCGCCGGGGCGATCGCCGGCGCGGCCGGCTCGCTGCTGGTCACCGCCCAGCAGTACGTCTCGCCGGCCGACTTCGGCTTCGACACCTCCGCGTTGCTGCTGCTCGGCGTGGTGGTCGGCGGCACCGCCTCGGTCGGCGGCGCGCTGGTCGGCGCGGTCCTCGTCGTCGCCGCCCGGGACTGGCTGTTCGGCGCGCTGCCGGGGCAGGCGCCGCTGGTGCTCGGGCTGGCGTTCGTCGCCGCCGCGTATCTGCTGCCCACGGCCCGCCGGCCGCGCCGGCGCCCGGCGGCGCCCGCACCGGGGGAGCCGCCCGCCGCCGGGACGCCCCGGCCGACCGTCACCACGGGGGTGGGCGCGTGA
- a CDS encoding branched-chain amino acid ABC transporter permease, giving the protein MTGVPVDPYVVPALDGVAYGLLVFVAAAGLVLCFGVAGILNLAHGTLFAVGGYTAAALLDGGWPSLALALLVGVAAATAAGALVAVLLTRAAAADHLTQALLTFGVALVGGSLLVGAFGPDDPPVRVPAALDGSVTVAGHRYAAYRLVFIVVATLLAVLLHLVVRRTRAGMLVRAAVDDAEMVAVLGVSPTVVRVGVLAAAGALAGAAGVLGAPIIGPGPDTADGVLLLSLVVVVLGGLGSMTGTLLAALAVGQIQTLGVALAPSAAPFLLFAAMAVVLAARARRLATARRAT; this is encoded by the coding sequence ATGACCGGCGTGCCGGTCGACCCGTACGTGGTGCCGGCGCTGGACGGTGTCGCCTACGGGCTGCTGGTGTTCGTCGCCGCGGCCGGGCTGGTGCTCTGCTTCGGCGTGGCCGGCATCCTCAACCTGGCGCACGGCACGCTGTTCGCCGTCGGCGGCTACACCGCCGCCGCGCTGCTCGACGGCGGCTGGCCCAGCCTGGCGCTGGCGCTGCTCGTCGGCGTGGCCGCCGCGACCGCCGCCGGCGCGCTGGTCGCGGTGCTGCTCACCCGGGCGGCGGCGGCCGACCACCTGACCCAGGCGCTGCTGACGTTCGGCGTCGCGCTGGTCGGGGGGAGCCTGCTCGTCGGCGCGTTCGGCCCGGACGACCCACCGGTGCGGGTGCCCGCCGCGCTGGACGGGTCGGTGACGGTCGCGGGGCACCGCTACGCCGCGTACCGCCTGGTCTTCATCGTGGTGGCCACGCTGCTCGCGGTCCTGCTGCACCTGGTGGTGCGCCGGACCCGGGCCGGCATGCTGGTGCGGGCGGCGGTCGACGACGCGGAGATGGTCGCCGTGCTCGGGGTGAGCCCGACCGTGGTGCGGGTCGGCGTGCTCGCCGCCGCCGGGGCGCTGGCCGGGGCCGCGGGCGTGCTCGGCGCCCCGATCATCGGCCCGGGACCGGACACCGCCGACGGGGTGCTGCTGCTGTCGCTGGTCGTGGTGGTCCTCGGCGGCCTCGGGTCGATGACCGGCACGCTGCTCGCCGCGCTGGCGGTCGGCCAGATCCAGACGCTCGGCGTCGCGCTCGCCCCGTCGGCGGCCCCGTTCCTGCTGTTCGCCGCCATGGCGGTGGTGCTCGCCGCGCGGGCGCGCCGGCTGGCCACGGCCCGGCGGGCGACATGA
- a CDS encoding ABC transporter substrate-binding protein gives MSLTLPRRSRARTAALLALVLLAAPACAEDRPGGGADATVRIGLLASLSGTYQAVGKDIRDGFQLYLSTHDGKLGGKKVELVVADEGNGAATAVPAATKLLKQDRVVALTGIVGGGSVAAVYPLLNETKVPFVGSNGRPEIKDVSRVWHTSYLSDEPGEAIAQHVRDDVKGSVYAIGPDYQGGWDELRGFTEAFARAGGRLANPDGKTTFTPFPATTNFTPYFARIKASGADAVYTFYAGSAAVDFVKQYAQSEIRDVPLYAAGFLTEGGVLDAQGDAARNIYSVLNYSPDLDNAENRAFVAAWKAAHDGSPTTYAMASYDAAAVLDRAVAAAGDDPTPERVNAAIGQLGQIASPRGTWQFSPTTHAPVQKWYLRQVRQDGRALSNTVVGDLATVGG, from the coding sequence ATGTCCCTGACCCTGCCCCGGCGCAGCCGTGCCCGCACCGCGGCGCTGCTCGCCCTCGTCCTGCTCGCGGCGCCCGCCTGCGCCGAGGACCGGCCCGGCGGCGGCGCCGACGCCACCGTCCGGATCGGCCTGCTCGCGTCCCTGTCCGGCACGTACCAGGCGGTCGGCAAGGACATCCGCGACGGCTTCCAGCTCTACCTGTCCACCCACGACGGCAAGCTCGGCGGCAAGAAGGTGGAACTGGTCGTGGCGGACGAGGGCAACGGCGCGGCGACCGCCGTGCCGGCCGCCACCAAACTGCTCAAGCAGGACCGGGTGGTGGCGCTGACCGGCATCGTCGGCGGCGGCTCGGTGGCCGCGGTCTATCCGCTGCTCAACGAGACGAAGGTGCCGTTCGTCGGCTCCAACGGCCGGCCGGAGATCAAGGACGTGTCCCGGGTCTGGCACACCTCCTACCTCTCCGACGAGCCGGGCGAGGCGATCGCCCAGCACGTGCGCGACGACGTCAAGGGCAGCGTCTACGCCATCGGCCCGGACTACCAGGGCGGCTGGGACGAGCTGCGCGGCTTCACCGAGGCGTTCGCCAGGGCCGGCGGACGGCTCGCCAACCCGGACGGCAAGACCACGTTCACGCCGTTCCCGGCGACCACCAACTTCACCCCGTACTTCGCCCGGATCAAGGCGTCCGGCGCGGACGCGGTCTACACGTTCTACGCCGGCAGCGCCGCTGTCGACTTCGTCAAGCAGTACGCCCAGTCGGAGATCAGGGACGTGCCGCTCTACGCCGCCGGGTTCCTGACCGAGGGCGGCGTGCTCGACGCGCAGGGCGACGCGGCCCGGAACATCTACTCGGTGCTGAACTACTCGCCCGACCTCGACAACGCCGAGAACCGGGCGTTCGTGGCCGCCTGGAAGGCCGCGCACGACGGGTCCCCGACGACCTACGCGATGGCCTCCTACGACGCGGCGGCGGTGCTGGACCGGGCGGTCGCGGCGGCCGGCGACGACCCCACCCCGGAACGGGTCAACGCCGCGATCGGCCAGCTCGGACAGATCGCCAGCCCGCGCGGCACCTGGCAGTTCTCGCCGACCACGCACGCGCCGGTGCAGAAGTGGTATCTGCGCCAGGTCCGCCAGGACGGGCGGGCGCTGTCCAACACCGTGGTGGGCGACCTCGCCACCGTGGGCGGATGA
- a CDS encoding roadblock/LC7 domain-containing protein has translation MTDHQDLGWLLDAFAERATEVSHAIAISSDGLMVAATRGLPPDRADQLAATGSGLVSLLRGAAAFFDAGAVISNVTQLEGGFMFSMAFNDGASLLVLADPRCDVGKVSYEMTELANRIGDALTPAARAALSRGR, from the coding sequence GTGACCGACCACCAGGATCTCGGCTGGCTGCTGGACGCGTTCGCCGAGCGCGCCACCGAGGTCAGCCATGCGATCGCCATCTCCAGCGACGGCCTGATGGTGGCCGCCACCCGCGGCCTCCCGCCGGACCGGGCCGACCAGCTGGCGGCGACCGGCAGCGGGCTGGTCAGCCTGCTGCGCGGGGCGGCGGCGTTCTTCGACGCCGGCGCGGTGATCTCCAACGTCACCCAGCTGGAGGGCGGCTTCATGTTCTCCATGGCTTTCAACGACGGCGCCTCGCTGCTCGTCCTCGCCGACCCGAGGTGCGACGTCGGCAAGGTCTCCTACGAGATGACCGAGCTGGCGAACCGCATCGGCGACGCGCTCACCCCCGCGGCCCGGGCGGCCCTGAGCCGCGGCCGCTGA
- a CDS encoding sensor histidine kinase — MASSTRSHAARPYPTRRRRWRIGGRMRLIVAAPLVAVMGFAGLALTESARQTSRASDLGLLAQLGAEAGDLAHRLQYERIVAADLLTRGAPEQQDAFADATTATDAAVAGYRRRRAEVPSGAAAERAVLPRIDAALDSLAPLRAQVRTAERASVSAMTFSYRIVIADLLGLRESVTLGVVNPRIADGIRASAALSKVAEAVGQQQVAVLRAVTAGQVTPALQQDITAARTGVTEASLAFLALARPAWQGWWEQAGSGESALRLQRLLDQVARTAAGDRLELDLGTWLTATQQWAVRLAELRLRVDGTVLDDIRAAHTDQRRRTVVEAAATVLALLLTALVTWAVARQITRRLRRLRDAANAVAFERLPQVVARLQEPDSASVDPDELARRQAVDTLEVSGDDEIGEVGQAFSAVHRAAVRTAAEQAVMRANTAEIFIHLSRREQRLVDAVLAQVDRVERDETDPDRLHQLYALDNLATRMGRINASLLVLGGVGVGRVRHHDVPLPQVLQAAQSQIEHYARIRLGLVDGDVAVAAESVDEVVHLLAELMENATGYSPPATEAWVTGRSLGDRVIVQISDEGVGLPPHRRQQLNDLLARPPAIDVATVRAMGLVVVGQLATRLGAAVQLRSGPRRGTIAEVALPAALTRPLPPEEFLLSPERPSRRAARTTVAYPPGRATVAPVAPPAPQPWAGGPAAERALPVAPVFRAAPGGGAPPTEEPVIFAQVNHWFQGDRPGVDGTPWSGPADDAWQSAARVDEPRVAGTTTSGLPRRQPQEHLVPGGVPAPRPATDHRDPARVATAMAAYARGVAGRRANLITH; from the coding sequence GTGGCGTCGAGCACGAGGTCCCACGCGGCCCGACCCTACCCGACCCGCCGCCGCCGGTGGCGGATCGGCGGCCGGATGCGCCTCATCGTGGCCGCGCCGCTCGTCGCCGTGATGGGCTTCGCCGGCCTGGCCCTCACCGAGAGCGCCCGGCAGACCTCCCGCGCCAGCGACCTCGGCCTGCTGGCCCAGCTCGGCGCCGAGGCCGGGGACCTGGCCCACCGGTTGCAGTACGAACGGATCGTCGCGGCCGACCTGCTGACCCGGGGCGCCCCGGAGCAGCAGGACGCCTTCGCCGACGCCACCACGGCCACCGACGCCGCGGTCGCCGGCTACCGTCGCCGGCGCGCCGAGGTGCCGTCCGGCGCCGCCGCCGAGCGGGCCGTGCTGCCGCGGATCGACGCGGCGCTGGACAGCCTCGCCCCGCTGCGCGCCCAGGTGCGCACCGCCGAGCGCGCCTCGGTGTCGGCCATGACGTTCAGCTACCGCATCGTCATCGCCGACCTGCTCGGCCTGCGCGAGAGCGTCACCCTCGGCGTGGTCAACCCGCGGATCGCGGACGGCATCCGGGCCTCGGCCGCGCTGTCCAAGGTGGCCGAGGCGGTCGGCCAGCAGCAGGTGGCGGTGCTGCGGGCGGTCACCGCCGGCCAGGTGACGCCCGCGTTGCAGCAGGACATCACCGCCGCCCGGACCGGTGTCACCGAGGCGAGCCTCGCGTTCCTGGCGTTGGCCCGGCCGGCCTGGCAGGGCTGGTGGGAGCAGGCCGGCAGCGGCGAGAGCGCGCTGCGGCTGCAACGGCTGCTGGACCAGGTGGCCCGCACGGCGGCGGGCGACCGCCTGGAGCTGGATCTGGGGACCTGGCTGACCGCCACCCAGCAGTGGGCGGTACGCCTGGCCGAGCTGCGCCTGCGGGTCGACGGGACGGTGCTCGACGACATCCGCGCGGCCCACACGGACCAGCGGCGGCGCACCGTCGTCGAGGCCGCGGCCACGGTGCTGGCCCTGCTGCTGACCGCGCTGGTGACCTGGGCGGTGGCCCGCCAGATCACCCGGCGGCTGCGGCGGCTGCGGGACGCGGCGAACGCGGTCGCGTTCGAGCGACTGCCCCAGGTGGTGGCCCGGCTCCAGGAACCGGACAGCGCCTCGGTCGACCCGGACGAGCTGGCCCGCCGGCAGGCCGTCGACACGCTGGAGGTCTCCGGCGACGACGAGATCGGCGAGGTCGGGCAGGCGTTCAGCGCGGTGCATCGGGCGGCCGTGCGGACGGCGGCGGAGCAGGCGGTGATGCGGGCCAACACCGCGGAGATCTTCATCCACCTCAGCCGCCGGGAGCAGCGTCTGGTCGACGCGGTGCTGGCCCAGGTGGACCGGGTCGAGCGGGACGAGACCGACCCCGACCGGCTGCACCAGCTCTACGCGCTGGACAACCTCGCCACCCGGATGGGCCGGATCAACGCCAGCCTGCTCGTACTGGGCGGTGTGGGCGTCGGCCGGGTACGCCACCACGACGTGCCGTTGCCCCAGGTGCTCCAGGCCGCGCAGAGCCAGATCGAGCACTACGCCCGGATCCGCCTCGGCCTGGTCGACGGCGACGTCGCGGTCGCCGCCGAGTCCGTCGACGAGGTGGTGCACCTGCTCGCCGAGCTGATGGAGAACGCCACCGGCTACTCCCCGCCGGCCACCGAGGCCTGGGTGACCGGCCGCAGCCTCGGCGACCGGGTGATCGTCCAGATCAGCGACGAGGGCGTCGGGCTGCCCCCGCACCGCCGGCAGCAGCTCAACGACCTGCTCGCCCGGCCGCCCGCCATCGACGTCGCCACCGTCCGGGCGATGGGGCTGGTCGTGGTGGGGCAGCTCGCCACCCGGCTGGGCGCGGCCGTCCAGCTCCGGTCCGGACCACGCCGCGGCACCATCGCCGAGGTGGCCCTCCCGGCCGCGTTGACCCGGCCGCTGCCGCCCGAGGAGTTCCTGCTCAGCCCCGAGCGGCCGTCCCGGCGGGCGGCACGCACCACGGTCGCGTACCCGCCCGGGCGGGCCACCGTCGCGCCCGTCGCCCCGCCGGCGCCGCAGCCGTGGGCCGGCGGACCGGCCGCCGAGCGGGCGCTCCCGGTCGCCCCGGTGTTCCGGGCCGCGCCCGGCGGCGGCGCCCCGCCGACCGAGGAGCCGGTGATCTTCGCGCAGGTCAACCACTGGTTCCAGGGCGACCGGCCGGGCGTCGACGGCACGCCGTGGTCCGGTCCCGCGGACGACGCCTGGCAGTCGGCGGCGCGGGTCGACGAGCCACGGGTCGCCGGCACCACCACCTCCGGGCTGCCCCGGCGGCAGCCGCAGGAGCACCTGGTGCCCGGCGGTGTCCCGGCGCCCCGGCCGGCCACCGACCACCGGGACCCGGCCCGGGTGGCCACCGCCATGGCCGCGTACGCCCGCGGCGTCGCCGGCCGCCGGGCCAACCTGATCACCCACTGA
- a CDS encoding helix-turn-helix transcriptional regulator has product MDRTPASNADPAAASRQFRAELRRWRTRRGLTQRTLAERVRFSRETVAAVESGRRFGSQEFAVRCDEVLATGGRLADLWPRVAAEQLAADGRRGPRSAEVAGWEPAGPPPAPRRDPRDPQAVVAAIDELRELIGQVLAQPGSEGQPPSAAGRH; this is encoded by the coding sequence ATGGATCGCACGCCCGCGTCGAACGCCGATCCCGCCGCCGCCAGCCGGCAGTTCCGGGCCGAGCTGCGCCGCTGGCGGACGCGACGCGGCCTGACCCAGCGGACGCTGGCGGAGCGGGTGCGGTTCAGCCGGGAGACGGTCGCGGCGGTCGAGTCGGGCCGGCGCTTCGGCAGCCAGGAGTTCGCCGTCCGGTGCGACGAGGTGCTCGCCACCGGCGGTCGGCTGGCGGACCTGTGGCCGCGCGTCGCGGCGGAGCAGTTGGCCGCGGACGGGCGGCGGGGGCCGCGGTCGGCTGAGGTGGCGGGCTGGGAGCCGGCCGGTCCGCCGCCGGCTCCGCGGCGCGACCCCCGCGATCCGCAGGCCGTGGTGGCGGCCATCGACGAGCTGCGGGAGCTGATCGGCCAGGTGCTCGCACAACCCGGGTCGGAGGGCCAACCGCCGTCGGCGGCCGGCCGGCACTGA